TCAAGGCATTCGTAAGACAGGATTATGAAGAGGAAAGATTCAACCAAACCAATGAGGAATTCAAAGCAGTAAACTTAAGCGTATTCAGAATCCTCCTGGTCCTATTGCCTGCAATGAATCTGTTATTAAACCTAATGATAGTTCTCATTTTATACTTCGGAGCATATGATGCAATCCAAGGAGAGATATTGACCGGAACAATCATAGCCTTCATCCAATATGCCACACAGATTGTAATGGCATTCTTAATGATGGGCGGATTCCTTGTCATGATTCCAAGAATCTTAGTCTCAGGAAGACGTGTAGCTGAAGTCATAAATACGGAAATATCAATCAGTGATGGGCCGATTGATGAAATTGATGATAATCCTACTATTGAATTCAAGAATGTAAGCTACGCATATCCTGGAAGCGAGAAGGAAACATTGAAAAACATTAGTTTCAAATTGGAAAAGGGAAAGACAACTGCAATAATCGGAGGTACAGGAAGCGGAAAATCCACAATCCTAAACCTTATTCCACGTCTTCAGGATGTTACTGGTGGAGAAATATTGGTCAATGACAAGAACATCAAGGACTATAAATTGACAACACTAAGAGAAAGAATCTCCTACGCTCCTCAAAAGGCAATTCTCTTCGAAGGAACTATAAGGTCAAACATGCTGATAGGAAAGGAAGAAGCAAGTGATGCTGAAATCTGGAAAGCATTGGAAATGGCAGAAGTGGACTTCATAGACAGTTTGGATGATGGAGTTTCACAGGGCGCCTCCAATTACTCAGGAGGACAGAAGCAACGTCTCCAATTGGCAAGGTCCATCCTATCCAATCGTGACTTCTACCTCTTTGATGACTGCTTCTCAGCACTTGACATGAATACTGAAGCTAAAGTGAAGGAAAACCTGAAAGGATTGAAGGAAAACTCATCAATGCTCATCATCTCACAAAGGATTTCAACAATCATGGATGCCGATGAGATAATCGTGATCGATGAAGGAGAGATAATCGACAAGGGCACTCACGATTACCTGAATGAGAACTGCAATATCTATAGGGAAATCGTATCCTCACAAATAGAACGTTCCAAAGAGCTATTGTATGATGATGAGGAATCCTCTAAGTTCCTCATAGATACAAGCTACATTAAAAAGACAGCAGGAGGTAAATGATATGGCAAGAAAACCAAGAAGACAGCCCCCTGAAAAACCTGCAGATGCAAAGCAATCCATCAAGAACATATTCTCACTCCTGATAGGATATAAACTGAAATTAGGATTGACAGTCATTTGCGGAATCATATCTACAGTATTCTCAGTTATAAGTCCTCTTTTAATAGGATTTGCCACAACAGCAATTTTCGATGGGATAAACTCCGGCAAGATGAATATGGAATACATAATAAACCTGCTCATAATAATAGTGGTCTTATATGTTGTAAGTGCGGTCTTCTCATATCTTCAAAGCTATCTCCTGCTTGACATAACAGCAGACATAAGCTACAAGCTAAGAAAGGACCTGGTTGAAAAGATCACCCATCTCTCAATGGGAGACTTGGACAAGAATACAAGAGGGGATATCCTATCAAGAATCACCAACGATGTGGACTCCCTGCAAACAGGAATCGTTCAGACATTCAACCAATTGCTCACTGGTGTAATCACAATAGTCGGCGTTACAGTGATGATGCTCTCCATCAACCTATGGCTGACACTCACTACAATAGTCTTGGTTCCGGTTGCCTTCCTGATCATAACCTATGTGACCAAATACTCACAGGACTACTATCTAAAGCAATTGAGATACAGAGGTAACCTGAACGGACAGATTGAAGAGTCATTCACAGGCCATGAGATCATCCGCTCATTCAACCAGGAAGAGGAATCCATGAGAATCTTTGATGAGGAAAATGAAAGATGGTATGAACAGGAATGGAAATCCAAGTTCTTCTCAAGCCTCTCCGGTCCTTTGGTGCATTTCATCTCCAACCTGCAATATGTGATCATATCAGTTCTCGGAGCGGTCCTTGTGCTTCAAAGGGCAATAAGCGTCGGGGACATTTTGGCATTCATCCAATACTCCA
The sequence above is drawn from the Methanobrevibacter sp. genome and encodes:
- a CDS encoding ABC transporter ATP-binding protein, yielding MARKPRRQPPEKPADAKQSIKNIFSLLIGYKLKLGLTVICGIISTVFSVISPLLIGFATTAIFDGINSGKMNMEYIINLLIIIVVLYVVSAVFSYLQSYLLLDITADISYKLRKDLVEKITHLSMGDLDKNTRGDILSRITNDVDSLQTGIVQTFNQLLTGVITIVGVTVMMLSINLWLTLTTIVLVPVAFLIITYVTKYSQDYYLKQLRYRGNLNGQIEESFTGHEIIRSFNQEEESMRIFDEENERWYEQEWKSKFFSSLSGPLVHFISNLQYVIISVLGAVLVLQRAISVGDILAFIQYSKNFTTPIEQITRIMNMIQTAMAASERIFEFLEIDVEENPSQEQITGMNDEISFENVCFGYSEDEMVIKDLSFKVKKGEKIAIVGETGAGKTTIVKLLMRFYDLNSGEIKIDGVNINQYDKHSIRSLVGMVLQDTWLFNDTIYNNIRYGKLDATREEVINASKEAHADNFIMQIPEGYERELNEDADNISHGQKQLLTIARTILSNKQILILDEATSSVDTRTEKIIQEAMDKLMKDRTSFIIAHRLSTVRNADKIIVIDDGHIIEQGSHEELLEQKGYYYNTLNAQRREDAI
- a CDS encoding ABC transporter ATP-binding protein, whose protein sequence is MDFKKTLKTIGKLLSPLKKSIIPLILIVAFLLIDVYCNLTLPKYTADIVDVGIQNTDFNYIISVGTMMLAMVLIGVFATIGLSYFSSKVSAAYGRDLRKLSYEKILKFSNFELNQISRASLITRNTNDVYQIQIFLGLFFTTILFSPILGIGSILKAMELGTNLLWIIAVTFAAAMIPFILIFIKTVPYFKVMQELTDKINQISREILIGIPVIKAFVRQDYEEERFNQTNEEFKAVNLSVFRILLVLLPAMNLLLNLMIVLILYFGAYDAIQGEILTGTIIAFIQYATQIVMAFLMMGGFLVMIPRILVSGRRVAEVINTEISISDGPIDEIDDNPTIEFKNVSYAYPGSEKETLKNISFKLEKGKTTAIIGGTGSGKSTILNLIPRLQDVTGGEILVNDKNIKDYKLTTLRERISYAPQKAILFEGTIRSNMLIGKEEASDAEIWKALEMAEVDFIDSLDDGVSQGASNYSGGQKQRLQLARSILSNRDFYLFDDCFSALDMNTEAKVKENLKGLKENSSMLIISQRISTIMDADEIIVIDEGEIIDKGTHDYLNENCNIYREIVSSQIERSKELLYDDEESSKFLIDTSYIKKTAGGK